One Ostrea edulis chromosome 6, xbOstEdul1.1, whole genome shotgun sequence genomic window, TAGCGTTCCGTAGGAATTACCTTTCGCAGAAAAGTAAATTATCTGGACTAAAATGAAGGCCCCCTAACCTGGCGTGGAGTCAGTCGCTACCCGTGGACAGGTTATGCAACAGAGTCGTTGGTTCTCTGGTAAGTAGCAAAGGTGGCGCTTTTGGTTGACAACGGTGCAGCGGGGCGTCAGGTCACCATAGGCACAGTTTGCAACCCCTACAAGaatattttgatcaatttgACAATTCCTTTTTTGCCAGTAGAAGAAAACATCGAAGTCTGATTTCCATTTTCACTGCAGATGATTTGTagaatacacatattatatctCAACGAGAGGCACTTTGACATACATCTACTGGAGATTAAAAATTATAAGTGGAAAATGCGACTGGGTGTATCTTATAAAGACAGAAAGAATGATAATGGGGGACCATATGAACTATACCGGTGCGATTTGTGCACCGACGTCTATGAAATCGAAAACATACCACTGACAGCACCCAATAGCGAGGGGAATTTACTGCAATTAGTTCCTCATTATGTTCCGCCTTTGATAATTACCTGCCGTGCAGCTTCACGATACCGGCATGTGGAGAATATTTACCGTGTGATCTCCTGGATAACTAACCCAGTGACCGACTGCAGACACGGtttctatttatttcatttttattcccttatatatatatagcataaaaactttttcaaaataaagttttgaaatagaCATACAGAGTGTTTCtttcattgttttgatattactGGTTGACGTAATTTCAGGAAATATTACATTTGGTATTGTGCAGTGTTTCTTAGTCGATACTTCTTTAGACAAAGTACTGCAAAAATCTCCTACATAACAACATACAATCTTCAGCTGTTGTTACACACgtttctgtctgtgtgtgtggtgttagtCAGGTAGACAGATGATGTTACACacgtgtctgtctgtgtgtggtGTTAGTCAGGTAGACAGATGTTGTTACACACGTTTCTGTCTGTGTGTGGTGTTAGTCAGGTAGACAGATGTTGTTACACACGTTTCTGTCTGTGTGTGGTGTTAGTCAGGTAGACAGATGTTGTTGCACACGTTTCTGTCTGTGTGTGGTGTTAGTCAGGTAGACAGATGATGTTACACACGtttttgtctgtgtgtgtggtgttagtCAGGTAGACATATGTTACACACGTTTCTGTCTGTGTGTGGTGTTAGACAGGTAGACATATGATGTTACACACGTTTCTGTCTGTGTGTGGTGTTAGTCAGGTAGACATATGATGTTACACACGTTTCTGTCTGTGTGTGGTGTTAGTCAGGTAGACAGATGTTGTTGCACACGTTTCTGTCTGTGTGTGGTGTTAGTCAGGTAGACAGATGATGTTACACACgtttctgtctgtgtgtgtggtgttagtCAGGTAGACATATGTTACACACGTTTCTGTCTGTGTGTGGTGTTAGACAGGTAGACAGATGTTGTTACACACGTTTCTGTCTGTGTGTGGTGTTAGTCAAGTAGACAGATGTTACACACgtttctgtctgtgtgtgtggtgttagtCAGGTAAACAGATGTTACACACGTTTCTGTCTGTGTGTGGTGTTAGTCAGGTAAACAGATGTTACACACGTTTCTGTCTGTGTGTGGTGTTAGTCAGGTAGAGAGATGATGTTACACACGTTTCTGTCCGTGTGTGGTGTTAGTCGGGTAGACAGATGTTACACACGATTCTGTCTGTATGTGGTGTTAGTCGGGTAGACAGATGTTACACACGTTTCTGTCTATGTGTGGTGTTAGTCAGGTAGACAGATGCTGTTACACACATTTCTGTATATGAGATTGTGATTGAAAAAACATGCTACATTGCATCTGTCTACCCGCCTAACACCACATACAGACAGAATCGTGTGTAACAACATCTGTCTACCCGCCTAACACCACATACAGACAGAAACGTGTGTAACATCTGTTTACCTGACTAACACCACACACAGACAGAAACGTGTGTAACATCATAATTATGTCTACCTGactaacaccacacacacagacagaaacGTGTGTAACATCTGTCTACCTGACTAACACCACACACAGACAGAAACGTGTGTAACATCTGTCTACCTGACTAACACCACACACAGACAGAAACGTGactctgataaaaaaaaaaatcatttgtctCGCTCTTGTGATTACTTTTTCCGATAAAATCATTATTAACGATTTATGataaattattgatattgatttttattgcaATACTCCATATTTCAAATTCTACAGTCGTTTCTCACTCTTAAAATGTCgactgctacatgtacatgtatcctgctatgaaaataacaaactgGTCTTGAACTTTAAGCAAATGAGCAAAAATCACcgaattatttttgaaaaccaTCACAAATACATAGTCTTAGAATTTTATTTCAGATGAAAACCTGTGCAATGTCACTGACATTGAAAATACCTAACAGGGCATTCCATACAGGGAAATACATTGAGTTGAGTCGATAGCTTTAGGGTGAATGTACCTGTGTTAAGCTGTCGTAAGAACTGAGCGCATCGGTCACAACAGATGTCCCTAGTCCTAGCCACGTAACAGTCAAATGGCTCTATGTTTCTACATTGGTAACTGCGGTCGCCATACTCGCATCCTGAAAACCCACGTATACAGATCTATACATTCACGTCAAtaggaaatattttaaatcggTATCATTGATAATGCATTTTATGACAAAGTTTCACCTTTACAATAAATAATGAAAgtaaaaaatgataattgaaaGGTACCGCCGAAAGCACTCGCCTGTATTGTAACTTTGTTTAACAGCAAGACATGTTTGACAACATTCCCTAGAAGCCCTTTCATACGTGTAGCAAATAAACTTTCCCAAATTACGGACAGCTTCGTTGCACCTTAATCCGTTAATATAAACATCATAACCGCTAGCCGCCGGACAATTCTACAATTGAAAATGGACAATACCAAAAATGcttaatttcaaaacaagtCTGATGAGATAGTGCAGAaaaaaacatggttatagcaaaaaacagttcgttataaccaaacttcgttATTTTTGGTATATTCCTTGCATAGGGGATTAaataagcgtgaatttgtttTATGAGAGTGTTTACTGTATTCGTATAAAAGGCGTTGTATTACCGGGTCATTAGACATAACTCCCGTGTTAGGAACATTTGCCCTGCTTCTGCTTGCGGGGTAGACCACGGAACGACTCCCAGAGGGGTAGCTACTGCCGCCCCTCTGAATAACAGATCCGCCACCTGTATTACCAGGGTTGTAACTGCTATAGGTAGTGCCACCTGAAGAGTACACTGTTTGTCTGTTTGTGCTAGGTGTATAAGAATTATCTGGTCGACTATTGTACACCCCGCTGCTCTGAGAACCTGACTGGCTTGAACTTCTTTGTCCTTGTGAAACGTCGTATGAGCGATATTCAGGTTCAAAGTTTGGGATTTGAATCCCCGAAGCGTCACTTCCGTATCCGGATTGATGACTTCCTCCTCCTTGTCTTGACCTACTTGTCATTGGCAGGGGCTAAAAGTAAATGATATCggtttgtaatttatatatatattggtttgtaatatatatatatatatatatatatatatatatatatatatatatatatatatatatatacatatatatatgcatgcatgCGTCCATCCATCCACTCAAATATCAAACAATTCATAGTACTgaagaattatttttcaaagcGAAGATAAAATTCATTGAGCAATATTGGATTATATTTCGAACACCTCTGTAGTGAGCAGTTGTTAATATTTACATCTAATCTGATACTGACGCAAACTATCTACCGGCTTCCATACGCATAATGAACACATGGATGTCATCAGAACACTGCAGAGATCCAAGAGGGCTTCCAAAAAAACCAACCGAGAAATAATTGAGTCATTACAGGACAATAAGTGTTTTATTACTTGTGTATAACTGTTTGgctgaaataaaagaaatgagaggtaaatggatattttgaaGGTTTTAGAAGAGCCCTCTAATTGGTTTCTTACATGTATTAGAATGAACAAATATTTACTTGAGGCCTTTGAATATTTTGGCAGGTTTTGCGCGAGTGATTAGTGTGTGTCGTGCAGAGTGTTGTGGTATTGTAGTTTGCACAAATATACTATTGTATTGAGTGTTTACGTACACAGTGAATTGAATAGTGAGTTACTGATAACCCGTCATATCGAAATAACAAACGACGACCTGAGGATGGTTCGTGGATATTCGTTGTACACATTCTGCGATCTCATATTGAAGGCAGCTAATGTTTTTATTGGCAAGCTATAGAACACACGTTTCTAAGGCTCTGATAATACCGTTATTCCTTATCTCAGAATTGAACTTTTTACAGTTTACACACTGTGCTATTCATAATAAGAGGAGTTCTCCTTCATGTATcacattcatttttaaaaaatcaaaaagaaaCCGTTCCCTCGCCTTGTGTAATCTGTGCGCACAGATTGCTGGGTGCTCAGTTTAAAGGAGCGTACTACTATTATGATTGGTATTCGACTTTGGTACATATCTATCACAGTAAAACATTTCACTATAAAGACCCGTCATCGACACATATATTATGATATGGCGCAGCACGTCTGTCAGTACgactgtcagtctgtctgtgcGTCTGTCAGTCTGTCACTGTGTCAGTACGACTGTTTGTGTGTCTGTCAGCACCTTTGTATGATTTAGCTAGAGGAAGAAAcctattgggttttttttttcaaattaaaattacatgGTTAATTTAACAGGCACAAAACCAAACTAGAAAGCGTATTAATAGCGTTAGGATGATCAAATTGGTATACATATTCTATCATCATAGGCGGGTTGCATTATGCAGTGTTTTCACGTGTCTGACTGTCGATCTATCTGGGCCTTGTGGAAAGGATAAAAAGTACCAATAAGGCTAGGTTAATCAAACTTGGTTCACATGTTCTCCCTGGTGAGAGAAAGATACCGTTTATTTCTAAATGTCAAAGTCATATTTTGATAGGTATTTGTGAAGAAAAAACACAGCACTAATATCGCgagaatcatcaaacttggtgtaTGCATGTCCCCCATTCTATAAAGTAATAATTTTGCTCTTCAAGTTATACTTTATAAGAGTAAAACCGTTCTTCACTTTGATATTGACATGAACagtggtacatgtaacaaaaacatcttagaattaacattttattaatGTTCTCCGATATTAGGAAAAAATCCGTGCATTTCTTTTTAAGCAAGTAATGGTTTATTTGGAAGTTGGTCATATGGAATTCTTTGAatactactacatgtacatatatctggAAATATTGGACAGGTAGTTGGTAGAGTGGGCGTTGctcttgttgatattttcatataagACCCCATTTTTCTCGCGCTGGAACTAAAGCGGCGGTAGCCTCTACAGGTTGTACATTAAAAGTCTTAGCTAGTATTCATTAGGAGTGGCGATATCAATGACATTTTTAATTAATCATATAAACGTCTAGTTTGTGTTATGGGAGTATAAAATCATGGAATTTGTATAATATATCGCACTTAATTCTGTGTtcctgatattcatattttgtaatttaacatgtttctttttcaaatgTAGATTTCTATGCTGCGTTGAAAAGTAACTTACGCGTCACATTTTCATATCGAGAATAAAACAAAGGTTTATAACtgacaaaacatcaaaacatataaatatttgtatattgcaATTTTTCATTCTCTTTTTTCAACGACCGGGATTTAAAGATTGTAGATAATTGAGatgtaaatgtgaaaaattggCAAAAGTGTAAATAATTTTACCGACTCAGAGGATTCTGTAGAGACTAGTCCTACTGGTGCAGGTTAAATcattacagagagagagagagagagagagagagagagagagagagagagagagagagagagagagagggtagaaatgtatgtgtttatatttttaaaaacatttcaagactttataaaatataatatataaaagtgcaaatatcttaaacaataaccatcaaaattttttagagtgtttttatttattttttaaatattcaaatttgataaaaatataaagttCTTAAATGTTCtttaccaggggcggatccaggaattgcggttacggggggcgccactttatgaggcagggccCCGGTCTGGAGCCGCCTttaggcccccagtgggtccagggcgaagccctgatGGGGGCccagcccccggaagctcctggattttacagggcttgaaatatgtctcctatttagtcatttgtactattttctatcattttttataaggtgaaattaataaaatgacgcaaatattaggggtttttggaaaaaaaattaagttatcccatcaaagtaattcaagaaatcagaagattttgtcatttatttctccgggagtggaagaaattattgcttcttataTCATTTAATAAATTTTTCTAAAccagataccacgatttaccttaaatttgaaaattttaggggggaggGCGCcggccgccccccccccccctaaatccaCCACTGTTTACACTGGCAGCAGAATTAGAAATTCAAACAAAAATGTGGCAATATCTCATCAAAAATGTCTTGAATATTGACCTTTGATATGAATTCTTCAAAGTATTCGGGTAAAGAAGTATATATGCGGAATTCAAGGACCACATATTTAGCAAATATCAAAAACAGTTTTAAATAATCTAAAAATCTTCGCTAAgtcaaaatagtaaatttcCCTTGAAGTGTAGAATCATTATGCGACCACATCAGGGGTCTAAAGTTTTATTAAAGAATGAGATATAAGGACACAATATTCAGAACAGCTGTGTTCCTaactttttttaatataaattttcatcaATATGGGTATGCACTTTTGGGAATAGTTGTGTGATTGTTTTATAGAAAACTTTTTTCGtctactgctgctgaatattagaatttagcttagacatgcagaacaggaaaaccattatagatttcatagcctttgGGCCTAgcgatacttttaactaatactcaggtgactgataaggcccatgggcctcttgttttcggATGCTtcagctccccccccccccctcccaccaACATCTGAGCAAGAGTATACAGTAAGGACCTTATTAAGATAATGTTAGAGCTTTCGTATTCTAGTAATTACTATCTAAGTTTATTTACTATTGTCTAGTCCACTTTCAAGCCCTTTGCAACATTCCGTAtcataatgtttattttcattttacaaatttaaaaaattaaattgtcaCTGTACTTGACTCTAATGCTGTATTTTAACACTAAAGCTACAAATCAAAGTCAAACTGATTGACAGATGGTTTTTGTTCGTGCAATGAGGACAACATTTttcacatacactgtacaacatgGGATACATGCAGAAGAATTAGAAACTGAATTCATTGTATTCCATCCCTGGGTTTCGGTGAACAATGGAGTCCCTGTTACTGTGAGAAgatttttacaattatttcattgttttaatttttcagcaGTTTACGTCAAAATTTACTACCTCATCATTGCGTAACGCTGTGTTTTATATGACCGCAATCACGTGAaccatatcaaaatattgtccCTTCATAATTATACAAATTTAGGTGCCAAAACTTAGAAAATAGAGACCTATATTGCAAATCAataaaaagtcacaaaatcctTCCAAACCTGGCcaatttgaaacaaaactttgaTAGGTTTGAACTGTGCTATAGATATCGTAGTTATACTTTAACTTACCCAATCATAATATCTTATAAGTTTCTTAGGCTCAGTGCCTTTATCAAAAACCTTACTGAATTACAGAATGCTTTTCTGTTTCTTATTGAAAAAAGTTGCACAAGTTTATATCACAtcaaacaacatacaatcaaccAATCGCTGCTTCACCAATTTAACTTCCCTTTGAGAATCTCTATGTGCATCATGCAGTGAGTAAAATACACCAATTCAGATCTATGTTTggtgctacatgtatgtggtatTCAGCAGTGAAGGCTCTTTATCGTGCCTACGCCTAATGTGGTTTTAGCTCACAcgcgaaaaaatattttttcttgacaTTTTAGGTACATTTCTATCGTTTCTACACAAACTTAGGGTATATTGCTAGGTAGCATACTTTGatggttgtggcaagtaaaaatgtatagTCAGTTCTTATGCAATACAGAAGGTTGCATATATGGACACTACACACGGTTATTGTAGCAAACATGAATGAATTTATCAGACTAGTTAGATAATCTAACAAAAGAGACAACCAAGGCGATATACAAAAAACAGGTATAGTAATGCTACTACGATATCGAATTAAAAATTTGATTCGGAAATCGTACAAGAACATTTCATATCGAGGAGATGAAAATATAGTGTTAGAAAGAATCGTCGCTAGTGACCTTTACGGCTTCTTCGATGTATGGTAAAAGTCACTACCTGTTAGACTCACACACCAAATTCTGTATTCACTGTTAGAGAACAGTCACTGTCTGTTACACTGACACACCAAATTCTGTATTCACTGTTAGAAAACAGTCACTATCTGTTAGACTGACACACCAAATTCTGTATTCACTGTTAGAGAACAATCACCACCTGTTAGTCTGACACACCAAATTCTGTATTCACTGTTAGAGAACAGTCACTACCTGTTAGACTGACACACCAAATTCTGTATTCACTGTTAGATAACAGTCGCTACCTGTTAGACTGACACACCAAATTCTGTATTCACTGTTAGATAACAGTCGCTATCTGTTAGACTGACACACCAAATTCTGTATTCACTGTTAGAGAATCACTGTCGCTACCTGTTAGACTGACACACCAAATTCTGTATTCACTGTTAGATAACAGTCGCTACCTGTTAGACTGACACACCAAATTCTGTATTCACTGTTACATAACAGTCGCTACCTGTTAGACTGACACACCAAATTCTGTATTCACTGTTAGATAACAGTCGCTATCTGTTAGACTGACACACCAAATTCTGTATTCACTGTTAGAGAATCACTGTCGCTACCTGTTAGACTGACACACCAAATTCTGTATTCACTGTTAGATAACAGTCGCTACCTGTTAGACTGACACACCAAATTCTGTATTCACTGTTACATAACAGTCGCTACCTGTTAGACTGACACACCAAATTCTGTATTCACTGTTAGAGAATCACTGTCGCTACCTGAATTGACGACTCCGATCTATAACGGCCAAGGTTCGAACCTTGATTCATCGCTCCCGAAATGAACTCTTCTTGGTGCCACAGTTTCGCATTTTGATAAGCTTGTATTTTAATAAACCAAAGTTTTAGTGTATTTTAATTACTATTCTTCTTCAATTTACTTTTGGTTGTGTGTAAAGAGTTATGTAAGTAAATATAGGATTAAGATAGATAATGAGATAATCTAGCAACAGttgtaatttttgtatttacTACCAACCATTTAGTTGAAAATTAACAACATGACACTCTCCTACCTTGAAAAAAGttaaatatttataggttatagactttgtatgggaaaatatgacgaccgagatttttggcgcgtagacggaccgagctcgcattgcgaggtccgtccgcg contains:
- the LOC125646127 gene encoding uncharacterized protein LOC125646127, which produces MIRNISIFLQLGYIVSVVLSLSIGVGKIVQRQEKPDRVRRSTQDGGELPPLPMTSRSRQGGGSHQSGYGSDASGIQIPNFEPEYRSYDVSQGQRSSSQSGSQSSGVYNSRPDNSYTPSTNRQTVYSSGGTTYSSYNPGNTGGGSVIQRGGSSYPSGSRSVVYPASRSRANVPNTGVMSNDPNCPAASGYDVYINGLRCNEAVRNLGKFICYTYERASRECCQTCLAVKQSYNTGCEYGDRSYQCRNIEPFDCYVARTRDICCDRCAQFLRQLNTGVANCAYGDLTPRCTVVNQKRHLCYLPENQRLCCITCPRVATDSTPGCRWGDQNPELCTPYTPNGLMRINCYQSSVNQVCCRTCEHIKNSVRSPVAGCEYGDKPVSINTPRGTLNCADYLHYAGETACNDSEIRSYCCHTCYRYRQARAGSSGQ